The following proteins come from a genomic window of Carassius carassius chromosome 10, fCarCar2.1, whole genome shotgun sequence:
- the LOC132151930 gene encoding protein transport protein Sec16B-like: MEVSSKSPGRLLNLCMQNYQKCLKDEKLEDATSAALLWHLLVLLCRQIGNIMGSDVAELLMRDCSSLGACGEPTDGEILIYLSETPTSEKETFNITDLIGYPPTDKEAAE, from the exons ATGGAAGTGAGTTCAAAAAGCCCAGGTCGCCTGTTAAACCTCTGTATGCAAAATTACC AGAAATGTCTGAAGGATGAGAAATTAGAAGATGCCACTTCTGCTGCCCTCTTGTGGCATCTATTAGTATTGCTGTGCAGACAGATTGGA AATATCATGGGTTCAGATGTTGCAGAACTGCTGATGAGGGACTGCAGTTCTTTGGGTGCGTGCGGTGAGCCAACAGATGGAGAAATCCTCATTTATCTGAGTGAAACACCCACATCAGAAAAAGAGACCTTCAACATTACTGACCTGATAGGATATCCACCAACTGACAAAGAGGCTGCAGAGTAA
- the znf648 gene encoding zinc finger protein 648 — translation MNYLWDSTAFTDNVYISKRSIRKILISKRHYLPVESNITDTVKMSFNLPSEKDISASDSCDESKNKRSQENSRSQATCHLHERHSEQSSEKEREVDVTDVKAEPGSDPEPGSDSRLNHEHLEATSIPNMKVKQEVEITTPYDLAAIPQDQQETVGDKCKVEGNRGDSLNSSQIQVLKRHYVFAGMKKRGMEGDTENRPYKCPYCNWAFKRSSNLLSHIDTHQGLKPHVCELCGKAYSHQGTLQQHKRLHTGERPYQCPFCEKSYIWSSDFRKHIRTHTGEKPYTCKECGKDFVRSSDLRKHERNMHTNNKPFLCKQCGQTFNKPLSLLRHERKHLGERPFLCPECGKAFALASRMTEHRKIHSSMRPYTCSVCSKAFTKSSNLAEHLSVHSGERPHKCSECGLAFAMVSRLVRHQRIHTAVRSYHCQGCDMSFSYLTELKRHQKQHREGTIFVCGQCSKSFPQDSLLTEHMQSHADAETCIS, via the coding sequence ATGAATTACCTGTGGGATTCAACAGCTTTTACAGATAATGTATACATATCAAAACGAAGTATTAGAAAGATTCTCATCAGCAAGAGGCATTATCTGCCTGTGGAGAGTAACATTACTGACACTGTGAAAATGAGCTTTAATCTACCCAGTGAAAAGGACATCAGTGCTTCTGACAGTTGTGATGaaagtaaaaacaaaagaagCCAAGAGAATTCCAGAAGTCAAGCTACATGCCACCTTCATGAGAGACATTCTGAACAATCCTCTGAAAAGGAGAGAGAAGTGGATGTAACTGATGTGAAGGCTGAGCCTGGATCTGACCCTGAGCCTGGATCTGATTCCCGACTGAATCATGAGCACTTGGAAGCGACCAGCATCCCCAACATGAAAGTGAAGCAGGAGGTGGAAATCACTACACCATATGATCTGGCAGCAATTCCACAAGATCAGCAGGAGACTGTGGGGGATAAATGCAAGGTTGAGGGTAACAGAGGGGACAGCCTGAATTCTTCTCAGATTCAGGTTTTAAAAAGACATTATGTCTTTGCAGGCATGAAAAAGCGAGGAATGGAAGGAGACACGGAAAACCGTCCATACAAGTGCCCCTACTGCAACTGGGCTTTCAAAAGGTCTAGTAACCTTTTAAGCCATATCGATACTCACCAAGGTCTTAAACCACACGTTTGTGAGCTGTGTGGGAAGGCCTACTCGCACCAAGGTACTCTTCAGCAGCACAAACGGCTACACACGGGCGAAAGACCATACCAATGCCCATTTTGTGAGAAAAGCTACATTTGGTCCTCTGACTTCCGCAAACACATCCGAACGCATACCGGAGAGAAGCCGTACACCTGTAAGGAATGTGGAAAGGACTTTGTGCGTTCCTCTGACCTGCGGAAGCACGAGCGCAACATGCACACCAACAACAAGCCATTCCTCTGCAAGCAGTGTGGCCAAACCTTCAACAAACCCCTATCGCTTCTCCGTCATGAGCGCAAGCATTTGGGTGAGAGGCCCTTTCTGTGCCCAGAGTGCGGGAAAGCATTTGCCCTGGCCAGTCGCATGACAGAGCACAGGAAAATCCACAGCAGCATGCGTCCCTACACCTGCTCCGTTTGCTCCAAAGCTTTCACCAAGTCCTCCAACCTCGCTGAACATCTCTCAGTTCACAGCGGAGAGCGGCCACACAAGTGCTCAGAGTGTGGACTGGCATTTGCAATGGTGTCCCGGCTAGTGCGACACCAGCGTATTCACACAGCTGTCCGCTCTTATCACTGCCAAGGCTGCGATATGTCATTCAGCTACCTCACGGAACTCAAGAGGCATCAGAAGCAGCATAGAGAGGGCACAATCTTTGTATGTGGTCAGTGCAGTAAATCTTTCCCACAGGATTCCCTGCTTACAGAACACATGCAGAGCCATGCTGACGCTGAGACTTGCATTTCCTAA